DNA from Plectropomus leopardus isolate mb chromosome 11, YSFRI_Pleo_2.0, whole genome shotgun sequence:
TGCGGAGATACGTCTTCAAAACATAAGGATACagaataaatactgaaaaaatacaCTTGGATTTTATATACACAATCgactgtttatgttttatttaaaaagactgAATTCTTCTTTGAATTGTTGATTATCATTCTTACCTTGGGAagcattttctttattgtttcttCATGGTACGGCATGATTACAGTTTATCCAGaaggaaaatataattttagCGTCTCTTTTTCGATCACCAACACCCATTAACCCTCAGCTTCTCATCTAACTTTGGTTTATGAATAACCTTCTATCTTTTATGACCCCTGAAAGCCAGTGACAGAACAGCTCCACATTTATGCAAATCACCTgccataaaaaacaataaccagGCTACATGGCTTGAACAAACAAGACAGGGAAAAAACAGTGACCCAGTAGACCAATATATGtatattagtattattaatGATAAATTATAACTGGTCAAGGAGCCATGCTGTAGTTGTTTGGATGATGTCACAATTTAATCATAGTAATTTGTCACCCTGCTCTGTTCTGGTGCACGTGTCTTGTTTTATCACTTTCTGTCACATAATTTCAGTACTTGTAACCATATTTGCAATGTGTTACTGTATCAGTAGCTGCTGTCAATCCAATAACTCCTCTGGTAAGATATGTGTTACCAtatataaaaacttaaataacaTCAATACCAGCAGTAATATAATGCAAAGACATCTCATATGTCGCTTTGAAAAGACATATGTACTGTACCTTTAACAGTGGAGATGGCTTTTCTCTAACATCTTTACATTTAGCTCACTTTAACTGAATCTGAAAAAGATTTGACATCACATTGGAACATTTACTCATATGAATTTAAAGAGtatgtaaaattacaaataagtaTTGCTATCATACCATCCCTTATTCAGCTGCTTTGTTTCACTCCACTAAACAGTAATTCTTGCATACTTCCTCCTTCCTTTTCAGTTGCTGGAAATGACCaaatgtgtctctctctcacacacacaaacccataaacacacacacacacactccatttCTGGGTAATATAGTCCTCTTCATAAATTAATCACACATCAGTTGTATAGCGAGGCAAATATCTACCAAATGTTCAATGAATTGATAAAGACACCAATTTACACAAAATACTAATTTTAGACACAGTTTATCTATGAGGGAATCAttaacaatcttttttttctttggtcattGAAATGGTTCAAGAttgctgaaagaaaaacaggtcTGCCTTTACTTCCTGAAAACCTTGTGTTAATAGCACTGCTGATGGTAAAACTCCTgtgtaaacacattttatgacTGTCCTTTGAACATTcacttattttgtgtttttctgaaattttgtcCCCTTTGTCCTACTCTGAAATATGATACATGAAACAGCCTGTAGGTGGCAGCAAACCTCAAATTTGAGATGATGTGAAAGTTAGATGTTAAAGGGACCAAAGACACAGTTTCATCTTGACATCTTTATTCCTGTCCAGCAATACATTTGCCACATTTTCAAAGAGTAAATACATCTTAAATAGCTAAACAGttgacattttcacaaattCCTTCCAAACCTTCGTCCACAGTTTGCTAGGGAGAAACAAGCCCTTGAGCCCACTGTATCCTTGTGCAAAACTCCCAGTGGTCCATACAGTCTTTATCATGCTCACCAGGTTTTCTGACGTGTATACTTGTGGTTTTGCTGGCTGGAGTGTCCCTGTGGCAACATGACGCCAATATTCTAATGAAACGGGAATTTGAACACAGATTTGTGGAATTCTATGTATTATTATCATGGATGTACTGTTTAAAAGGTTGACGGGGAGAGGACAAGCGTACGATCAGGACTGTAATTGCAGGTTACAAACGCCACactcttcttttccttttaaaggtttaagtacaataggtgaaaaataaaagttaggAACAACACAGCCAAAAATGGGACCAAAGATCATCCGCTGAAATGATTTCAATGTTGTAAAATCTAAACACGAGGCTTCTTTCAGACAATATCTAAAGACTCAAACACATTCACAGTTCATATCCTTCCtctgagcagaaaaaaagaacgaCTGACTGATAAAAACAACTTGGCCACTATCATCCAAACAGTTCTTTAAGCCATGTTTTGAGTGAAACTTTCAACTGTACAAAATCCATTAGGTCAGAAATAAAGATTTGGTTTTCCTTCACAggagaaaatggcaaaataacattttatatctttCATGGAAGATGTCTTTGAGGTTTGCATCTGAAGCTTGTTAAAACCTGCCTGTAGTATCTGGGACTCCATACGTTATCATAcatgaaacattttctgaacTGTTTAAGTATAATTTGGACTCAAAGTAACAATTTCTCGTAATCACTACCACATGGTCCAATCTAACGGGACTGAAACATAATATCAACATGAGAGCAAGACAACGTGGCTTATACTGGGCtttaaaactgctgtttttcagtcttCTTCAGACGCAAATGCCATTAAagaacccttttttaaaaatcagtgtagTGTTTTCAGGGGCTTGCCTTGTCTTTCAAATTCTATACAGCGCATATCTAAATTCAACACACttctaggttgtttttttttttagttgcacACATaatcaaacataaacaaaacaatgcagCCAACAGAACACATAATCGTCTCAGGTAGAGCTCGCTGCATACGTGAGGTACATACAGTCTAGCTAACAGATAAGGCAACGTAAACACCGAGCAGTCTTTTTTCATTTAGGCAGCAAATTATTGTGGAGAGCACAAGCTAGTCAGTATTAAGAAACAAAAGCGATTCACTCCCATAACCCAAAATCCATCACCTATTACAAACAATAGTCCCACATATACAGTAACTATGGATTCTGACATGATTAGCACCTGAACTGATATTGTTCCGTTGTTGAGCTGAGGTggcagagaaaagaggagcGGTTTGAGGGTAGCGTGGTGTGTGGAAAAACTGAAGTTCGACTCTGAGGCAGGACTTGTGCGTTACACTCTGCAAAGCTAACTGGTGACATCCTTAACCCTATTGTCCAGGACTGTCACATGAGACTTTCCTGGACCCTGATTCCTGAGCCTTAATATCCACATGGAGTGATTCTTGCAATGCTGTTATCACTGCGTAGCAAATAAGAGTTGTACAGCATAGAGCTACTGAAatgaaatgcaagaaaaatcaactggttgttgttttgttgaaaaCAATAACCTATCATTGTATAATTGCACAAGTGCAGAGGTGTCCTCATACTCTACAAGCAACCTCTCCAGCTTTAGCAACTTGAGAGACAACTACATTTTCATGCACAGTACCCCTCCTTCCTTATCCAAAGTAAAACAAGTAGGAACGAGAGGTGGTTTATTCCCAATACTTTGTGTAAATTGGACAGTAAAGAATCCTATTGCACCAGAACCTACGTACACTAgccattactattattattccACAACGACAACTCTTAACTGTAGCaaagaaaacatctgaaagGAGAGGAGGCAGCTGCATTCTGGAAATTCATCTATCTTTATATTCTCCATCCAACATTTCTATCCCGAGAGGAATTCCAACTACATTGGGCAGGTcgtgaaaaatgtcaaaccagGTGCCATGTGTAATAAACACCCTCGCTCACATATTGCTGTGACTTCTTCgatcacaaacaaaatgttccatatcaaaaacaaaaccaaagatTTTGTACAGCTAGGCAAACAACATATTAAGGTCATTCCCATGTCAGCCTCCACCCCCTGTATCCAGTAATAAAGAAGGGACTACACAGCCATTCCAGGGAAACCAAAAGACAGGTGGAGTTAGATGTGGGGTTGTTTATGTGAGAAGGGTTTGGGTAACTGAACATCCTCCAGTCCTTTCCATTTAAGTCAGTCAGTCCTTCCAGTGGGCAGGCAGGGGGAGTGGAATTAGGATTTCAAGGTGGGGAGAGTGGAGGGAGAGACACCCCCTTTAGGACCAGTGTTGAGACTGAAAACAATAAGTTAGCAGGAAACTTGTTGAACTACCCAGCGAGACCACACTTGAGTTGACATAAAGTCATTAGTGGAGTTGCTCACAGGTCGATGTGTggaccaaacaaaaaaagaaaagggactGGACCAGGCCAGTTCTGGTAGCCACTTAGGCAACAGTCCAAATCCTCCTTTCCATGAAGGTCTATGGTTCAGTCAGCTCTGGTGGTTTCCTTGAGAGCTTTTGCTTCAATCAtcctctttttgaaaaaaagtttatatttcATCATTGAGTTGTTTTATCGTTCTATCTTTAAGTCCATGCTGCCGCTACAATCTGTAGCATTTCTTCTCGACGTGCAACAGTCAGCTGGAAagctgaaatcacaaaaaagggaGACAGACGTTAGTGCCGTTAAATTTATATTTCTGGGAAAACTAAAACATAATGAGGAGTTCAAGCTGAGCAAAATATGGCTCCATCTACAACGGACAGTCATATCATTTCAGCATACAGGGTGGGATGCCCAttgtgccaagtttgaaaaacttattgcataaaatacacagagGCCTATATGCATTGCCTTAACAAAATTGGGGTATTTGGTTCTCCTTTTCTGATCTACATGACATTAATGCAGGAAGTATTCTGTAAATTATTTAAGAAAGagcattaagaaaaaaataaatgtcaacatttttttgagattttacaactcaaattcataaaaagataaaagataattCATAAAATCCCACTATTCATTTCCATGTCCTTTTTAAAAGGTCGAttaaagacatttgaaaatcaattaaggtcttattttgtaattaataaATCCAATGCCTTTTACAATTTTTCAATGATCTGTAGGAAACGTGCAAAACAGAGCAATTAGAAGACTTCCCATATTGCTATGTAGctataaaagaagaaagagaaatttCTGTGTCTCACCTGCATCACGATACCACACAGCGACAGCTCATACAGTCCTGACCGCTCTCATCAGGCGGGTTCAGCTTCCTCAGCTTATGCTGTCGGATCTCCCTAACCAGTGTGTAGAAGGCGTCCTCGACTCCCTGCAAACACAGAAAGGTTACGAATAAATCTCGGCACATACAATGGTCAGTTCCAGGTGGTGTAGACTGCACGCACACCTTATAACTGACAGAAAACCTCTCAGGTGTAGTCGCCAGTGAGAGGCCTGGCaacatcaccatggcaacactgATACTTCAGATGCTGTTACTCAAGAAATcataatgactaaaaaaaatgctcatctGTTTGAATGACAGTCTTTCTGCGGGTTCAATGATGAATGCCATAGTCTGTATGCACCTTCATAACGTGTGACAGTGACTCAGAGACAGTGGGAGCTGTGCGGCGACTTGTCCTTATGAAGCCTTTCAAATACTGTAGCACTATTCTCAAGCCAAGGTAACCTGGCTGTGAGTCATTGCCTGCGgcataataaaatgtttcaagCAACATAAATCACATCACACCGCGGGCCATCCACTGCTCTTCATGTGCATTAAAACACAcgcaaaatgtaaaattacagaGCCCATACTAGAACACTGTCATAATTTGTTTACAGTATGGTGCAGCACAGAGATGCTTCAAATGTATCTTTTGTGGTTTGCaaagatgggagaaaaaaattaaacataagtCAAACTTAAAGGTAATTTCAAATACcagagatagagggagagagacaggaggtgtatgtattttattgtggGGGTGTGCTTCTTGTTTACAACCTACCTGTCGTGTTTTGGCAGAGGTCTCAATATAAGGGATGCCATAAGAGCGGGCGAGTTCCTGGGCTTGCCTCGTGTCCACTGTGCGTGCCGGGAGGTCACATTTGTTTCCCACAAGCACCATGGGAACATCGTCTGAGTCCTTTACACGTTTAATCTGTTCTCTGTGAACcacaaaacaagagaaacagCCATTTAATTGCAAAACTTTTACTGTTTCCTTAATCCAACCCAGGCACTGCATTTAGTCAAAGTGACATATCTCTTGTCCGGGATCCTCCCTGCTTCATAAACAACAGCAGCTCCACCGCTGGAGAGCCAACCACCCAGGGAGCTCTAGGACCCTGAGGAAGAGCCGGGGCCCTGCCGGTGCTGGGCTGTGCTGCACTGCTgaaggagggaggtggagaggaagggaaggaggggggagggatGGACAACAGGCAGGCGGCGAACAGCATTACCTCATCACTACAGCAGCCAGCGCCAACCGCCAGGCAGTCAGGGGGAACTGAGTGAGAGGAGTGGGTCAGATCAATCTATCAGCTCGGCCCTTCTTCTCCCTAAGCCACAGTACAGCAGGATGCATCCGCTACAGTCAGCCCTGCCCATCTGCAGTCAACAATGCCAATGGTGTTCATGGCCACAGTTGCTCTTGATGTCACAACAGACATGGTCCCCTGTTAGACCACTGCCTTGTAATATACTGGTGAGGCAGGTATTTTAAGTCAACAGGAATGTAAAAGATTCCAGCAAACACCAGAAAAACATACTTGGTGCAATCGGTATAATACTGCTAGTTGGttcacatgaaagaaaaaagaatcaaaatgcACCGCCAAGTTTTAAGCAGGTACTAACCAGTATGTGCCAACAGGGGAGCAGAGGTTTTGCTAAAATGCCTGACTATTTTTGCCAGTAATATACGGAACAGATCTTTCAGTAACTCCAGAGTTTTAACTGGGCCACTACCTATTTCAGCATTCAACCAAAGATCCATGCACAATTTCACAACTTGCATAATGATTTCACAGTGATACTAGCAGTTGTATTAAAGCCAGGTGTAAAAAAACAGGGCTGGGCTGAGATGGCAGCAAGTCAAATAAACATGTGTAAGGaactcagaaaaaaaccctcttcaAATCTGTAGAGAAGGTAGCAGAGTTAATATGCAGCCTTTTTTTACTTGCCACGTGCAACACTGGCAAGTGGGTGTCTAATGTGAtgagaaagacaaaatgtgGCAAAGAGAGAGAACACTGTCATCTCCAGCTGAATCtcttccccctccctcctcgTCTCCTTTCCTGTCCTTGAAAGTGCTACCTCTCTCCCGCTCCTCTAATTGAGTCAGGATCGATTTCATTGGCATCGTGCTGTAATCCTCCAGTTGGGGGCTAAGCTTTCTTTAGCCGTGTTAAACGCTACAGCATGACATCATCCCAACTACTGCAGAGAGCTGGCACACATACGTATACATATCCCTCTCTGTCGAGACCCCGTGGCAGTCCCTGcaacacacactgcatttacagaaacacacaaccTTACAAGAGAACTACCAGAAATGACTTTCTGTCTGACCATCTGTGATCGGACTGGTAAATACACACGTGCAACGACAGATTTCATAGCGCACAATGTCATGATTTGTGATGCCCCTGCATCCCTACACCCAAACCCTCCTACTTTGCTTCACTCTTACACACACCTGTACTGATGAATGTCCTCAAATGACTTTGTGTTGTTGATGGCAAAGACACATAGAAAACCTTCCCCGGTCCTCATGTACTGATCCCTCATGGCGCTGTACTCCTCCTGACCTGCAGTGTCCAGGATGTCCAGCAGGCAGGTCTCCCCGTCAATCACAACCTGTTTCCTGTACGAGTCCTgtagaaaaagggagagaggcCAACATTTAGCGAGGTGGTAAAAAATATGTGAGTGAGCCACCTGTGacaaaagagagacacaaagcagaTGGTTCAGGTGGAATGTGAGGCAAATGTGGGTCATTGAGGTTGTTACATCCTTGGCCACTCGGTGCTTAGCAACATGTCCATACACAAAAACCTTGTTTCCACCAAGCAGACTGGTTCAATTCAGTTCATTACACATCAGAATGcttatttctgtgtttccatCATCAGAAGTTGTGGATGTGGAATAGAACCATTCTGATCTACTATTCATGCTATTTGTACTGTACTGCAGTAATAGTTTTAGCTCGCTAGGAAAGTTGACGGAGCTCAGCGGGTGGCTTCACAGCTTTAGGGCACTTCGCGGTGCTTCCAGCTCTGCTGTCTCTGCCACAAAGCACGCTGTGCTTCGTTCTCAATCAGGTGTGCTCTCAGGAACAGTAATTTTGTACCGACTGATTTAATGTTAGTAGGTGCTTGGAAGTACTGACATAATTTGGCTGGTGCCCTTAAAAGTAGTTCACTATTCAACCCTACTGAGCCAATACTAAAAGGTGaagctagaaacactgcagttgTTGATTGGTCAATAGAGAAACAGCACTCTTGCACAAAAAGGACTCAATGCTTAAACCACaaacctgctatttttaaatatcccatTGATTGCAACAGAGACTCTGAAC
Protein-coding regions in this window:
- the hrasb gene encoding HRas proto-oncogene, GTPase b produces the protein MTEYKLVVVGAGGVGKSALTIQLIQNHFVDEYDPTIEDSYRKQVVIDGETCLLDILDTAGQEEYSAMRDQYMRTGEGFLCVFAINNTKSFEDIHQYREQIKRVKDSDDVPMVLVGNKCDLPARTVDTRQAQELARSYGIPYIETSAKTRQGVEDAFYTLVREIRQHKLRKLNPPDESGQDCMSCRCVVS